In Anaerolineales bacterium, the following proteins share a genomic window:
- a CDS encoding glycosyltransferase family 39 protein has protein sequence MTSSDTPQTPKIAFDQFPWLYRVTVLLLFVAAAALRLYDLSDPPLDFHPTRQLYSALKARGMYYATLGTAADWQRELAVTQWKAQGLIEPPIMERISASLYSLLGQEALWVPRLLASLCWLLGGVALLQLTRRVAGTNGAVFALAFYLFTPYLVFASRAFQPDPLMVALMIAALYALLRWERQPSWRWAAAAGLLAGLAIFAKTVVIFPLAAAFISVPLVKLGWRGAVRNRQVWLMAFLALLPYMAFYIYGLWVTGELQSQFSLRFFPQLWLTPGFWLQANANISRVVGFEFFLAALLGVGMLTRKADRALLLALWAGYLVYALVLPYHIASHDYYQLPLVPIVALGLAVFAQQMAGRLQGAPRLKAAALLAVLLVFVAIQGWTARAELKREDYRQQPAFWQQISGLFPRTASLIAITPDYGYRLEYWGWRSVSNWMSAADFALRQLAGQTVDLEDWFRQEVAGKEYFLITEMDELARQPEIEQLLQQNYPVWKSGPGYIIYDLRVPAP, from the coding sequence ATGACTTCAAGCGATACCCCCCAGACCCCCAAAATAGCTTTTGACCAATTCCCCTGGCTATACCGTGTGACGGTGCTGCTGCTCTTCGTGGCGGCCGCGGCCCTGCGCCTGTACGATCTCAGTGATCCGCCATTGGATTTTCACCCCACGCGCCAGTTGTATTCGGCGCTTAAGGCGCGCGGCATGTACTATGCCACTCTGGGCACAGCTGCGGATTGGCAGCGCGAGCTGGCGGTGACTCAATGGAAAGCGCAAGGCCTGATCGAGCCGCCCATTATGGAACGCATCTCGGCCAGCCTGTATAGCCTGTTGGGCCAGGAAGCCCTGTGGGTGCCGCGCCTGCTGGCCAGTCTCTGTTGGCTGCTGGGCGGGGTGGCCCTGCTGCAGCTCACCCGCCGAGTGGCAGGCACCAACGGCGCTGTGTTTGCGTTGGCGTTCTATTTGTTCACACCCTACCTCGTATTCGCCAGCCGCGCCTTCCAGCCAGACCCGCTGATGGTGGCGCTGATGATCGCCGCGCTGTATGCCTTGCTGCGCTGGGAGCGCCAACCCAGTTGGCGTTGGGCGGCGGCCGCCGGGCTGCTGGCCGGCCTGGCGATCTTCGCCAAAACAGTGGTAATCTTTCCGTTGGCGGCGGCGTTCATCAGCGTGCCCTTGGTGAAACTAGGCTGGCGCGGCGCTGTGCGCAATCGCCAGGTGTGGCTGATGGCGTTCCTGGCCTTGTTGCCTTACATGGCTTTCTATATTTATGGTTTGTGGGTAACGGGCGAATTGCAATCTCAATTCAGTTTGCGCTTCTTCCCCCAATTGTGGTTGACCCCTGGCTTTTGGCTGCAAGCCAATGCCAATATCAGTAGGGTGGTGGGCTTTGAATTCTTCCTCGCCGCATTGCTGGGCGTGGGGATGCTAACCCGCAAAGCGGATCGGGCGCTGTTGCTGGCGCTGTGGGCTGGCTACCTGGTCTACGCGTTGGTGCTGCCCTATCATATCGCCAGCCATGACTATTACCAATTGCCGCTGGTGCCGATTGTGGCGCTGGGCCTGGCGGTCTTTGCGCAACAGATGGCTGGGCGCCTGCAGGGCGCGCCGCGCCTCAAGGCCGCGGCGCTGCTGGCCGTCTTGCTGGTGTTTGTAGCCATCCAAGGGTGGACTGCGCGCGCTGAGCTCAAACGTGAAGACTATCGCCAGCAGCCCGCCTTCTGGCAGCAGATATCTGGATTATTCCCGCGCACTGCCTCTCTGATCGCCATCACCCCAGATTACGGCTATCGCCTGGAATACTGGGGCTGGCGCTCGGTAAGCAACTGGATGTCTGCGGCGGATTTTGCCCTGCGCCAATTGGCCGGCCAGACGGTGGACCTGGAAGACTGGTTTCGCCAGGAGGTGGCGGGTAAAGAGTACTTCCTGATCACCGAAATGGATGAGCTGGCGCGCCAGCCTGAGATCGAACAATTACTGCAGCAAAACTACCCGGTGTGGAAATCCGGGCCTGGCTACATCATCTACGATCTGCGCGTTCCCGCGCCGTAA
- a CDS encoding DEAD/DEAH box helicase: MENSITPPSLPETTLTQLSARIQDAAQRAHWSQLTPVQAKAIPYMLAGKDLMVQARTGSGKTGAFLLPMLERLDASRKEPQALVLVPTRELASQVTKDAQVLFPGSGLEVVPVYGGVGYGPQLEGFQRGAQVIVGTPGRVLDHLLKRNLNLNALRMLVLDEADRMLSMGFYPDMLEVQRYLPQQGVQASMFSATFPQTVQSLAQRFLDAPDFLALSRDHVHVTNVEHVVMTVPRMDKDRTLVRLLEIENPHQAIIFCNTKVRVNYVTTVLQRFGFNAAELSSELSQAAREKVLAQLKDGSLNFLVATDVAARGIDIPELELVILYEPPEEAELYIHRAGRTGRAGAGGVAISLIITGLEERELKKIAAIYKIEFTERPAPTEDEVASILGQRLTAQLEAQLRGRDKLQVERSQRFRALARQLAENDEGQALLAMLLDDSYHAAAHPQQLIAAASAAAKPVPARPQGGAERDGGRRRDNARRGDRGRRRS, translated from the coding sequence ATGGAAAACTCAATCACCCCTCCGAGCCTCCCCGAAACCACGTTGACCCAGTTGAGCGCCCGCATCCAGGACGCGGCGCAGCGCGCTCACTGGAGCCAACTGACCCCGGTGCAAGCCAAAGCCATCCCCTATATGCTCGCCGGCAAAGACCTGATGGTGCAAGCACGCACCGGCAGCGGCAAAACCGGCGCCTTCCTGCTGCCAATGCTCGAACGGCTGGACGCCAGCCGCAAAGAGCCACAGGCGCTGGTGCTGGTGCCCACGCGTGAGCTGGCCAGCCAGGTGACCAAAGACGCCCAGGTGCTGTTTCCCGGCAGCGGACTGGAGGTGGTGCCCGTGTATGGTGGTGTAGGCTACGGCCCGCAACTCGAAGGCTTCCAGCGCGGCGCCCAGGTGATCGTGGGCACGCCGGGCCGCGTGCTCGATCATTTGCTCAAACGCAATCTGAACTTGAACGCGCTGCGCATGCTGGTGCTCGACGAAGCCGACCGTATGCTTTCGATGGGCTTCTATCCAGACATGCTGGAAGTACAACGTTACCTGCCCCAACAAGGCGTACAGGCCAGCATGTTCTCGGCCACCTTCCCGCAGACGGTGCAAAGCCTGGCGCAGCGCTTTTTGGATGCGCCCGATTTCCTCGCCCTCAGCCGTGACCATGTGCACGTTACCAACGTAGAGCATGTAGTGATGACCGTGCCGCGCATGGATAAGGACCGCACGCTGGTGCGTTTGCTGGAGATCGAGAACCCCCACCAAGCCATCATTTTCTGCAACACCAAGGTGCGCGTGAACTACGTCACCACGGTGCTGCAACGTTTTGGCTTCAACGCCGCCGAACTGAGTTCAGAGCTTTCGCAGGCGGCGCGCGAGAAAGTGCTGGCGCAACTCAAGGATGGCTCGCTGAACTTTCTGGTGGCCACGGATGTTGCCGCCCGCGGCATCGACATTCCTGAGCTTGAACTGGTGATCCTCTATGAGCCGCCCGAAGAAGCCGAGTTGTACATCCACCGCGCCGGCCGCACCGGGCGCGCCGGAGCGGGCGGCGTGGCGATCAGCCTGATCATCACCGGCCTGGAGGAGCGCGAGCTCAAGAAGATCGCGGCGATCTACAAGATCGAGTTCACCGAGCGCCCCGCCCCCACTGAAGACGAGGTGGCCAGCATCCTCGGGCAGCGCCTCACCGCCCAGCTGGAAGCCCAGCTACGCGGGCGCGACAAACTGCAGGTGGAGCGCAGCCAGCGCTTCCGCGCCCTGGCGCGCCAATTGGCCGAGAACGACGAAGGCCAGGCACTGTTGGCGATGCTGCTGGATGATAGCTACCACGCCGCGGCCCACCCGCAGCAACTGATCGCCGCGGCATCGGCAGCCGCCAAGCCTGTGCCCGCTCGCCCGCAAGGCGGCGCGGAGCGGGATGGCGGCCGCCGGCGTGACAATGCCCGCCGTGGCGACCGTGGCCGCCGGCGCAGCTAA